aaaagggaaaaactaTCTACCTAGCTACCTATATCTATACTATTATACAAGTAAGTGCCAGAGTTTTATTGTAGTGAAAagtgttttttaaaatactttttatatattttgattaaaaaaattaaaataaaatttaaactcgtagtctctaaataataattgacTTATGAGTATGTTTTTTGACACTTCAAGTAAGTAATTGTTTGGGGAGTAGTTGGGAGTTGGCGTCATAAATGTTAATACTTATGCGAATGTACCATTCTAACACTAAAGGGCGATCATGATTAAGAGTTAATTTTTTTGGTGCAAACTTTCGAAAAACTTTCTTTGACACTTGTACTTAGTTGTattgctttaattttcttgtttctttactCGAATGAAGTATTTGTTCGCTTGCTTAGTTGTGTTCTATTTTACTCTTTCATTGTGTTACTCGATTTATGCCCTACGATAAAGTTATAGTTGCTTTCGCattctttttttgtttaatataatttttatttacaaacaaaaaaaaattgactttcaaaataactttaCCATTTACCATTATAccaatattcattttatttaaaatttaaatagttaCTCTCAAATGTcactcttttaaattttttaagcaTACTTAGCACAAACCGCCCTTCTGGGTCCCAAAATAGGGTCTAATTGGTCCCTCCAGTACCCTAGCTAGGTCTTggtttgttgaaaaccatataaGTTTAGGGAGGTGGGTccattattaaattaatgtttggacaaaaattaaaatgtttcaaTCACTGTCTCCTCTCTCATTCATGCACACCCACAAACTCAAAAGTATCATCCCTCCATCATCTTATCTCTTGCCTTTTTCTATTGTGGGATTCTGCTTCTTTGACTGTTCATTTGGATCCTTTTGCCACTCCTTCTAGGTTTGGTCTCCTCCTTATCCCTCTCACTATTCATTTAATTCTCACAATTTATCAATTTtgcccaatttgattttttctttttttctttttttaagtattGTTGGATTCTCTATTTTCGTGGGTCGATAAGGAGACGTTTCACCTATTATTTAGTAAgttcataattattatttttttacctttttaatgTAGTTTTATTGAAAtaaatttgactaattttttCACAATCTTGcatgaataatatttatagaTTAGGTTTTACGGAATTTATAGTCTAATGAAAAATATCTCTCACATTGTTTGGAGAGAGACTTTCAAGTTTAGATGACTCACGAGAGTTTTCTAAATATAAATTCTTTAATTGTCGAGTGACTTATGAAGTTTTCCTAAAAGGGTTCATCGGACATATCAAAAAGGACTTCTAAGAGAGGTTACTCAAGCCCCTTGTTATGAAGTTAGCCAAGCCACTCAATCTAAAGTCACTCGACTCTCTTAGTTACTTTGGTCTCTCGATCTTTAGATAGATATGTGAATCTCATTCGATTTAGACTTATTATTGAGCATAACATAATCAAATTGTGAAAACCATCTCTCACGACCTAAATAACGTCTTCACATGCAACCattcttatattgatatattataaaaattatatatatataatttaattaaagagcGTCTATGAAATAACTATTTAATTTCTCCTCATTTTTACAATgataaatcttaaaaattaatacagaaatatttttgacaatttaCCCTTTGACCCTATTTTTTAGTCACCATTATATCATTATCATATGGAGATTTATGTAGACCTATGAAATTAAACTGATGTGTGGCAGCCCAATAGAGTTGATACCTGATAGCAAGGGGCCATGAGCAGTGAATAGGCTCGTAAGAATGTGACCAACCCATATGTGAGAATTGATGCTGCCGCCCTCCGGCCCAAAGGCGGCAGCTCCGCCCTGCCCCGACCCATCTGAAAAACCCCAATAttaggcatatatatatgttccctAGCTCATCGAAAGATAAAggtgaataagaaaaaaaaaataaaaggctaaacttatatttttatttttatattttatttgtataattatttaaattttttgttatatttatatttctgagtcaatttaatatctgtactttgacttttttttcGTAATAATTCGAATTTTTAGTTGTTTCGGTTAGATCcctataactatttttttaacatgttaaagtacataaattaaattgactcaaaaatacaaatataacgataattgaaataacaaaaagttcattgggccaaatgaaaaaaaaaagtaaatgtatagagataaaaatatgaatttaaccaaaaatcgaatcattaaattattaaatgacaataaaatgtatataaagaaaatgcaCTTATTTTGACTTAAGATAATAGTTAGCATTATCATGCATATATTgtatcaattattttaattttaattaaatttagatataaaataagtcaagattttaaaaattagaattgaacCAAAAACCCCaatcaaattaaccaaaatttaatcatttggtttaataatttagttttattcAATGCTATAACCTACTTTGTAAGGCTATCTCCAATGGTTCGCCATGTCAAAAATTTAGGGAGTCAATCCAATATTCACTCCAATATTGTTTGCCATCGCTAAATTAACAGCAAGCAGTTAAGGCCTCGCAAGATTTTTGTGATCCGTCTCCATAAGCAAGTTTCGCTATCTCTTCCTCACAACACCCATCTCAATAGTCAATTTGTCGTGGTGATGACGATTAACAGAAGGTCTAAGAGGTTGAAGATGACAATTAATGGTTGACGACCAACGTCTGCATTGACGTAGGAATGAGAATAGGCAGTGACGAGCAGACCAAGCGACGACGACGACAACCATAAGATTCGACGATGACCAACATCTGTAATGGTGTCAGAAGGGGAACAAGCAATGATCAACATGCATGTTTGTGTAtgtatttgatttttgaaaaaattatattgttttgtgtatttgactagtgatattgaaaatttgtatatttggttactgttttgtgtatttgattattttgtgtatattaaatattattaaattttaatatagtaagatttatttattagtaaattataaaataaatattataattttgtagtacttaaaattatagataatataaaatgaatagaattgaagtttattaataaataaataaaataagaagtcaAATAAAGAGGAGAATATGAAGCGTGGTTAGagcaatcatattttttttaaaaaatagagagtaaattatttataatctaataaaaaataaaataagtatagTTGGAGGCagcttaattttattttttttttaaaaaattccttTTAAATTAGGAGATAAAAAACAAACGATATAGTGAGgaacatattttcaaatttttcatcattGTCGAGATAGAGTTGGCAAATGGATGGGTCAAGGCAAATAATGAGAAATGGGGGCTTAACACGACCCTATAGCTCTTAATAAATGGATTAAGGCAGGCCGAGGCAGACCATTTTGGTGGATCACTCCCATTTTTTGTGGATCAGGTCACGGGTCACAAAGCAGTGTCCTAACTCAACCTGTTTGCTACAGTATTAAACCGGGTCGGGCTGAGCTGGGAGGCGGGCCGCCGGCCGAGCCCATGGGCCACCCGGGTCATTTGCCAACTCTACTTCGAGTCTCCACAGCCTCCAATTGCAGGGCcttcactctctctccctctctctcacagtGTGAGCGATCTTTATAGAACGTCCGTTCTCTGCAACAGGCAACGGCTCTACTTTCCGTTATCTTATTGTATAGAAGATCGGCCACTGTAAACAACTTCACGGTattattctcttcttttcttggCAACCAAGCGGACAGCTGCTGTAGATTCTGCGGAATGTGGTACTATCAGTAATGGGTTTAGCAAGGTTTTCGATTTTGAAGTCACTCTCTTCTCCAATTAGCACCTGCTATGCGAGAAAGCAATTGTGCCCGCCATCTGTTCGTAGAATTGCCAATTACGCGGATCAAGTGGAGGTGAGACCGCTATTTACTTATGCAACCCGTATCTACCACGCAAACGGACGTGGGTTATCTCGGAATTACGTGAAGAATGGTTTTGGAATGATGGGTCTGGAATCTATTGTTGGCGGTAGTCAATATAGTGCGACCAGTTTTGTTGGTGAACCCAATTTGCGAGTAGGGCGCAATGTTTCTTCTATTGTGATCAGCCCTGTGTTGAATTGCCGGTTGTATTCATCATTTTTCGGTGGGAAGGGAGATAAAGCAAGGGATCCAGAAGTTCCAGCTGCTTCAGGTGCTGGTGAGCCTGCAGCTCCTGAAAGTGGTGTGGCTGAAAGTAATTGGGTTGATATGGCTAGAGATGGATGGCAATCTGCAAGAGATGCTATGTCTTACACTGGGGAAAGGGCTAAAGAAGCCTATACCGAATTGACTCCTTATGTGCAACAATTGCTTGATGCGCATCCCTATCTCAGAGATGTTATAGTTCCAGCTGGCAGTCTTTTGACCGCTACTTTATTAGCTTGGCTGGTGATGCCAAGGGTTTTGAGGAGATTCCATAAGTACTCGATGCAGGGCCCGGCTACGTTGTTATCAGGGACCGCGTTATGGGGGCCAGCTCCATATGAGAAAAGCTTTTGGGGTGCCTTGGAGGGTCCATTGCGATATCTGATTACCTTCATGGCATTTTCACAAATGTTAGTTCAATTCTTTTTATACTTGTATTGTGTATGTTTGCTATGGTTCTGATCTTGCATTCATGGTTGTGAAGTCTATTATTCATTCTTTCTATGCAGAGCCGTGATGATAGCACCAACAACTTTTTCATCGCAATATATTGCACCAGCTTGGAGGGGTgctattattatttcatttgtttggTTTCTGAATCGCTGGAAAGAGAATGTAGTTGCTCGTTCTTTGGCATATAGGAATGTAGCAGGGGTTGAACGGGATAAATTATTAACTTTGGACAAAATTTCATCTGTTGGTCTATTTGTCCTTGGGTTGATGGCTTTAGCTGAGGCATGTGGGGTGGCTGTGCAATCTATTCTGACAGTTGGTGGCATAGGAGGTGAGTTTTATTAGCAGTTGCCAAAGAGAGTATGACTAATCCTTTTCTCATAAGACAAGTTTCATCGTAAATAAACTCGTAGAATTAAAGACATGAAGTATGATTTTTACTTTCACATTTCACATATCTGAAATTTTTGATCTCATGCTTGCTTTCGATAGCCATAGCTCGTTGTTGCCCTTAATTTTACCTGTGAAGTTTCTACTTTTAGTTCTAATATATATCAAATGATTGGtgaattatgtttatatattatttcatcCTTCCGTAATTACTTTATTTGGCCATTTTTAGAGACAATGAAGTGCTTAACACATCTATTGTTTTGTAATTGATCAGTTTATAAGATTTCTAAAGGGCGTCCAATGCACGAGCCTCCCTGCTTGATGATGGTTTGAGGGGGCTTATTTTTGTACATAACATTTCCTTTACTTTGCAATGAGGTTATTTCCACAACTCCGATTCTTAACCTGCTGACCttaaaggagcaaccttactgttgctaccaaggcttgACCTCAATTTATaagattttgtattttgttttactttacTATAGTTGACCCCAAAATGTCCGTTAAGTTTGAAATCTCAAATGTTAAGTTTTAACTTCCATCTATGttattttttggtgtttcaATTGGAATTCAAATCCTACCACTCAAACTAGAATATGATTCTCAAAGAGTTGGTCATCTATTGTACATGATCAATGATTACCACTGATTCAACTTAACATCATGACCtaaattttgcttaattttCAAAAGGCTATGCCATATTTAGTTGACAAACTATGATAATGGACTATGCAAAGTCTTCTTGTGATGCTTTCTCTAGTCCTCTTGAAGAACTTGTTTCCTTTACAAGTGCACTGTCTTGCTCCATTTGTGTGGGGGAAACATTCTCAATCATGTCCTTTTGCTGGTATAATTAAGCTATACCTTCTCTGAGTAGTCTGATTTGCAATCTTTGGTTTACCTTTCATCCTTTTTTGTATTGCTATCTAAAACAAGACATCTATGTTTTGTTGATCAAACATTAACAATATCTTGGTCTAAAGgactttcaaattttttattaaaggaTCCCTTTCCATTTATATTGGGACAACAGGTCTACTGAAATCCACACTACTTGTAGCTTTCATATCTTGTGCATGTGTGCATGAGCACTTTGTGTGTAATGGGGGGCGAGGAGTTATCATAACTCGaactttttactttttaccCATCCTCTGATAATTGAGGATTTCCAAAATTATGGAGTATGTGTTTTTTCTTGTGTGTTGTGTCTCCAGTCTTCCAAGAGGACTTATGATTGGCCAGAAAGTGAAATCTACTGACACAGAGTAAGAAACATATAGGATtgcttgaaaagaaaaaaaaaaaaaaactgagtGTAAAACTAATAGTTTTAAGAATGACAAATTGATCATATTAGAGGCAGTATATCTACgagaaaatttagaaactaaCACTGTAAGAAGAGGCCCTTTTGCTCACTGAAACTTGTGGAGCGACTTATCAGGACTATTTGTTCTGAAGCTCAAACATATATGTAATAGTAGAAGATATTCCCAATTGCCAGTTTGTTTAAGATGCTAGTAGTATATAATATGAAGGTACTTATTGCTTTATTTTTTGTAggtatcattaaattttatcttttgtctTGTTTCATCTTTTGTGCAGGAGTTGCTACTGCCTTTGCAGCTAGAGATATTCTTGGAAATGTTCTTAGTGGGTTGTCTGTGCAGATTTCACAACCGTTTTCTGTTGGTGATACAATAAAAGTacatttttttgcatttttcttttgtgaCTTCACTACATATAGGGAATTATTGGTACTTTTTGAATATCTTGTTGTTTTATATcttcttgtttcaatttttcCGAATTGGCATGAACATAGTTCAAGTGTGGCTTTTCTGTGCATAAATTGAGAAAGCTTTCTATTTGCGGCAACTATCTTGTAATTAGAACAAATAAACAGTCACTTTTAGCGTAATTCCATCTTAGGCTAGATTTGACTGACAGGGACTTGGGGTTCGTTTGGAGTTGCAGAAAGTTATGAATGAAGGCTCTCTTTTGATGAATAAAATAAGAGGAATTTAAGGTTTCTGCTTTAATTGAATGCATAAGCTTTCTTCGTGGTTGATATTCTTAAGATACACTAATGTGTTACTTGTAGGATCTACATAAAGCTGGCATATTGCTAAGCAAGTATATGTTATGCCGCTAGGTTTTGCAATCacctaatatattttttagaaaaccATGACAGTAACTTGTATAGTTAGAGAAAATCAGGATTGTAACAAATATCAAATCTCTTGCTAAGAGGCACGACGAAGCTTCTAGAAGACAGTTGGAGCCTCCCACTGTGCAAGGGATTCAACAACTTTATCTCCGGGATTCAACTTAGCTCGGATTTGATCCTGTTGCCCCGCCCCTTAGTTTTTGCACTAATCAATGGCAACCAAGTACTTCTCAACCATAGATCTAGAGGCTCAACATTTTAATAGTAGTCATTAGATATTTTCATTATGAATGTTTTAATATTTGAGGGCAAACTTTTTGGACTTCTTATTTTATGAATGTGTTTTGGGATGCCTTcctaatttataatatctttcAGAATTCCTAGTTAATGTATGTTTCTTGCATGGCTAAGCCTATTGGGTTTCcaactcattaatttaaattaatgtactTCATTTCTATC
The Diospyros lotus cultivar Yz01 chromosome 12, ASM1463336v1, whole genome shotgun sequence DNA segment above includes these coding regions:
- the LOC127787436 gene encoding mechanosensitive ion channel protein 1, mitochondrial-like; amino-acid sequence: MGLARFSILKSLSSPISTCYARKQLCPPSVRRIANYADQVEVRPLFTYATRIYHANGRGLSRNYVKNGFGMMGLESIVGGSQYSATSFVGEPNLRVGRNVSSIVISPVLNCRLYSSFFGGKGDKARDPEVPAASGAGEPAAPESGVAESNWVDMARDGWQSARDAMSYTGERAKEAYTELTPYVQQLLDAHPYLRDVIVPAGSLLTATLLAWLVMPRVLRRFHKYSMQGPATLLSGTALWGPAPYEKSFWGALEGPLRYLITFMAFSQIAVMIAPTTFSSQYIAPAWRGAIIISFVWFLNRWKENVVARSLAYRNVAGVERDKLLTLDKISSVGLFVLGLMALAEACGVAVQSILTVGGIGGVATAFAARDILGNVLSGLSVQISQPFSVGDTIKAGTIEGQVMEIGLTTTSLLSAEKFPITVPNTLFSSQVIVNKSRATWRAMVTKIPLQIDDVGKIPLISEDIKSMLKSNSKVFLEKEPPFCFLSQIERSYAELTLGCNLKHMNKDELYSTQEEILLQSIKIIKLHGASLGSSYEDRTSR